In Halanaerobium praevalens DSM 2228, the DNA window GCTTTTATTCCAATACTGATTCCACCTTTAATTGGAGTAATGAACAAGTTGAAAATTGATAGAAGGGCAGTGGCATCAGCTTTAACCTTTGGTTTGAAGGCTCCTTATGTAGCTATACCAGTTGGTTTTGGTTTGATTTTCCATAATATTATTAGAGATGAAATGGCTGCAAATGGTCTTGAAATAACTACTTCTTCTGTATCTAGTGTAATGTGGCTTCCAGGTTTAGGAATGGTAGTTGGTTTATTAGTAGCTATCCTTATTACTTATAGAAATCCTAGAGAATATAAATCGCTTCAAGAAACAGGGATAGAAGGTGAAGTTTCAGAAGATAATCAAGAAAAATTAGGTTTAGAAACTAAGCACTATGTTGCTTTAGTAGGAGCTTTATCAGCCCTTGTTGTGCAGCTAACAATAGGTTCTTTACCTTTAGGTGCCATAATAGGTATTGCAATTATGGTTATTTTTAGAGCTATTAAATGGGAAAATATCGATGACTTAATAAATGGTGGAATAGGTTTAATGGGTTTTATTGCTTTTGTAATGCTGATTGCTTCTGGTTATGGAGCAGTAATTAGAGAAACAGGAGCAGTTGCTCAGTTGGTTCAGTCAGCATCTAATGCAATTGGTAGCAATCAATTAATGGCTTCTACAATTTTAATTGGAGTTGGCTTAATTGTGACAATGGGAATTGGTACTTCATTTGGGACAATACCAATTTTAGCAACCATTTATGTTCCCTTAGGCTTAGAACTTGGTTATGGCCCTTTGGCTATTGTTGTTTTAATAGGTACAGCAGCAGCACTTGGTGATGCTGGTTCACCAGCTTCAGATAGTACTTTAGGTCCTACAGCTGGTTTGAATGTTGATGGCCAGCATGATCATATTTGGGATACTTGTGTTCCAACCTTTTTGCATTTTAATATTCCCTTAATGATCTTTGGAATAATAGGATCTTTAATATTTTAATTAATAATTATTTAAATAAATTATTTTTAAATTCAAGTTGATAGAGCAGATAGTAGTAAAATTTTAGCAATTCAATTAAATTAATAGATATAAATCCCCTTAATAGATTTTTATTTTTAGTTCTAAATAAGGGGATTATATTTTTGGATTTTCTTTTTTAAGTAATATTGAAAATGGACGCCAAAATCCATCTTTAAGGAATTTAAAAAAAATTGCTAAAGCTCTAGATATTTCTTTAAAGCAACTTTTAGAATAATTTTTTAATGTTTAGGAAATTATACCTAATTGTTTATTGTGGATAATATTTATAGCTCCATAATTTCCAACATCAACAAAATTTAACCTTACTGTATTACAGATTGTCCGAAGGAGATTTTGTTCATTTAATTGTTTTGGGGAAAACAAGAAAGTATTTTGTTAAATAATTACTTTAATTTTTAATTTTTTTTGTTATTTTATTATTAGAATGGTTTATAAAAACTAGGAGCTAGGAGGTAATAATAATGAAATCTAAATTAGAAGAAAAACGATTAGTTCTTGTTTCAAATGGAGAACCATATAAACATGTCTATAATGATCAACAAATTGAGCAGCATAAATTAGCAGGTGGTTTAACAACAGGTTTAGATCCTATGATGCAGGAAACTAATGGTCTTTGGATTGCTTGGGGGAGAGGAGAAGCAGATTTTGAAGTTGTAGATCAAAATAAGAAGGTTAAAGTCCCAAATCCAGAAGGCTATACTTTAAAAAGAATTGAACTTGATCAAGCAGAAAAAGAAGGCTTTTATTATGGTTTTTCAAATGAAGTAATGTGGCCAATTAGTCATACTTTTATTTCAAAAGCTAATTATGATAAAGATTATTGGAAATATTATCAAAAAGTAAATAAAAAATATGCTGAAAACATTAAAGAAGAATTAAAAGAAGATGATTTGGTTTGGATTCATGATTATCATCTAGCTTTAGTTCCTGGCTTATTAGCAGATACTGAAGCTAAAACTTCACTTTTTTGGCATATTCCTTGGCCAGCATGGGAAGCTTTTAGAACTATTCCCTGGCGAGAAGAAATAATTAAAGGTATGTTGGCAGCAGATTTTTTAGCTTTTCATACTGATTTATTTGTCTATAATTTCTTAAATTGTGCTAAAAAAATCGGAGCAGAAGTTGACTTTTCTGAGCGAGAAGTTAAGTATCAGGGTTCTCAAACTAAGGTAGAAAGTGTACCTTTGGGTATAGATTACCAGAAGTTTAATCAACTTGCTCAAGATGGTGATTATCTGAAAAAGGCAAAAGAGGTCAAAGATAATTATAAAACAGAAAAACTAGTTTTTGCAGTTGACCGTTTAGATTATACAAAGGGAATTGAAGAGAGATTAGAAGGAATTAATCGCTTTTTTGAAAAATATCCTGAGTATAAATCAAAGGTAACTTTTGTCCAAAGGGTTGCTCCAAGTAGAACTGGTATAGCTGAATATCAAGAGATGAAAGAAAGAATTGAGAAAAAAGTTGCTCAAATTAATGGTAAATATCAAAAAGATCAATGGCAGCCAGTTAAATATTTTTATGGCTCAGTTCCTCAATCAGAACTTTTACCTTATTATAAAGCAGCTGACTTAGCTTTAATTACAGCCTCAATCGATGGCATGAACTTAGTTGCTAAAGAATATTTGGCAGTTCAAGACTCAGGAGTACTTTTACTTTCAGAATTTGCTGGTGCAGCTGAATATTTAGATAGTGCAATCAAAGTTAACCCTTATAATGTAGAAGAATTAGCAGATAGTATTTATCAAGGTTTAGAAATGTCAGAATCTGAGAAAAAACAAAGATTAGAGGCAGCTCAATCTGATTTAAAAGAATATGATATCAATTGGTGGAGAGATTATTTTATTGAAAAATGGCTTGATAGTTATGAATAAAAAATATATTTTAAATGAAAATCACCTTAATAATTTTAAGGAAAAAATAAAAAGTAGAGATAAAATTCTTCTCTTTTTAGATTATGATGGGACGCTGGCCCCTTTTAAGCCAGATCCACTTGCTGCTTTTGCTTTACCTGAAATTAAAAATCATTTAGAAAAAATAGAAAAATCTCAAAAATATGAACTTAGCTTAGTTTCAGGGCGGAAGCTAAGTCAATTAAAGCAAATGATTAAACTTAAGCAAAGTAATTATGCTGGTAGTCATGGTCTGGAAATTGATTTAGTATTTTTAGACCAGACTCTTTATCCTGTGCAAGCAGAAAAAGAAGCTAATTTAGAGAATTCAAATTATCAAAAAGTAAAAAAGATATATTCTGCTCAGACTGGAGTTGAAGTAGAAACTAAAGGTTTTGGTTTAGCACTTCATTTTAATTCTCAAACTGACAAAAAGAGTGAAATAAAGAAAATAAAAGAATTATTAAAAAAAGATAGTTATCAGGTTATTTCTGGGCGTCAAGTAATAGAAATTAGACCTGCAGCTTGGGATAAAGGAAAAGCTGTTACTTATATTAGTCAGCAGTTAAAAAAAGAGTTTAAATTTAATGATTTTTTAAGGATTTATATTGGTGATGATAGAACAGATGAAGATGCTTTTAAGGTTTTAGAAAATGGAATTACAATTTATGTTCAAAATGAAGCTGATTTAGAAACAGAAGCTGAATTTTATCTAAAAAATCCTAAAGACACAGCAAAATTATTAGAAGTAATGGCAGGTTATCTTTAAAAGCCTGCTTTTTTTAATTTTTTAACTATAATTTATTTAATTTAAAATTTATTCAATTAACTAATAAAATTTTAAGAATAGTTTGTAATTATGATTTAAATTAAATATAATAAGAGTAGAGATTAAATAATTATGGAGGGATAAAATGGAATATAGAACTGTTGGCAAAACTGGAGTTCAGGTTTCTTCACTTTGTTTTGGAACAATGCCTTTTGGAGGACTTGCTGATGAAAATATGTCTCGGAAAATGTTTAAAGCTGCTCTAGATAAAGGAATTAATTTTTTTGATTCTGCTGATGTTTATAATGAAGGCCGTTCAGAGGAACTTTTAGGTAAGTTTATGCAGGAATATAAGTGTCGAGATGAATTGGTTATTACTTCCAAGGTTTTTGGAAAAACAGGCACAGATGTTAATGCTAAAGGTCTTTCGCGCCGTCATCTTAAATTAGCAGTTGAATCAAGTTTAAAAAGATTAAAAACTGATAGAATAGATTTCTATTTTGTCCACAGTTTTGATTCTAAAACAGATATATTACAAACTTTAAGAGCTATGGATGATCTAGTTAAGGAAGGTAAAATTTTATATCCAGGAGTCAGTAATTGGGCTGCTTGGCAAATCCAAAAAGCATTGGGGCTTTCTCGGCAGGAAAGTCTAGCTCGCTTTGAAATTGTTCAGCCAATGTATAATTTAGTTAAAAGACAGGCAGAAGTTGAGATTTTACCAATGGCAGCATCAGAAAACTTAGGCGTTATTTCTTATAGTCCACTTGGTGGAGGACTTTTAACTGGTAAATATGGTAAAGATAAAAGACCAGCTAAAGGTAGGCTTGTAGATCGAGAAGATTATGCTACTAGATATGGGTTAAAACAATATTATCAAATAGCAGAAGATCTAAATAATTATGCTGAAAAAAATGGTTTTGAACCAGCTGCTTTAGCAGTTGCCTGGGTCATGTCTAATCCTAAAATAACTGCTCCTATTATTGGAGCTCGTAATTTAGAGCAGCTCAAAGGTTCTTTAGCTGCCTTAGAAATTGAAATGAGTTCAGAAATGAGAGCTGCAATTACTGACTTATCAATTACTCCCCCTCCAGCCACAGATAGATTAGAAGAACAAAAAAACATAAGTTATTTTTAATAGTTAAATTATAATAAAAAAATCAGGAGGATTTACTTTATGAATAAGGAAGAAATTGCAAAAACAATTGACCATACTCTTTTAGGAGCAGAAGTTACTGCAGCTGAGGTTAAAGAAAAATGTGAGGAAGCTAAAAAATATAATTTTGCTTCTGTTTGTACTAATCCAGACCAGGTTGCTTTAGTAAAAAAAGAATTAGCTGGATCTGAGGTCAAAGTTTGTACAGTAATCGGTTTTCCTTTAGGTGTTAATTTAACAGAGATCAAAGTTAAAGAAGCAGAGGCTGCTGTTAAAGCAGGTGCTGATGAGTTAGATATGGTAATTAAGATTGGGGCTTTAAAAGCAGGAAATTATGAGCAGGTCCAAAAAGATATAGAAGCTGTTGTTAAAGCTGCTCCATCAAAAATTGTTAAAGTAATAATTGAAACTTGTTATTTAACAGAAGCTGAAAAAATAAAAGCTTGTAAAATCGCTAAAGCAGCAGGAGCAGATTTTGTTAAAACTTCAACTGGTTTTGGCTCAGGTGGAGCAACTATAGAAGATATAGTTTTAATGAGAAAAACAGTTGGTGAGCAGATGGGAGTTAAGGCTTCAGGTGGTGTTCACAGCTTAGAAGAAGCTCAAGCAATGATTGATGCAGGAGCAACTAGGATTGGAGCTAGTTCTGGAGTGCAAATAATTGAAGGTCAAGTAACTGATCAGAGTTATTAAATTTTTAAAAATTGAAGATTGAAGATTGAAGAAAAAACTTTTAGAATGAACTATTATAATACTTCCAAAGTAGCTAGTCGCCTTAACTAAAATAGACTATCTACTTGGAAGTGTTTTTTATCTAGAATCTTTCTTTTAAGCTTCTTTATGCTATAATTAAAGCAAATAGCAATTAATTTCAACTAATTATTAGAGTCCTAAATTATTATTTTAAGGGGGAAGCAAGTTGGAAAAGTCATTAGAAAAGTTAAAATATATAATTATTATTCTCTTAGCCATAGCCATAATAATTATATTTTTTAATCAGTATATTAATATTAAATCTCTGATTAAGGCTAAATATGAAAGTAGACAGAAATTAGTTGAAAAAAATATTTTACAAACAGTTCAGTATATTAATGATGCCTATCAAATTGCAGAACAAGATTTAAACCAGGAAATGAAAAAATATTCTAAAATAATGCTGGCTAAATATAAACTAGAACCTGAAGTTAAGAATTGGAATTTAGAAAAAATGAAAAATGAGTTTAAGTATTATGATATTTATATTATAAATAGAGATTTAAAGATTATTAAGACAACTAAAAAATCTGATTTAGGCTTAGATTTTTCAGAATTTGGCAGTTTTACCAAAGTAATTAGACAGCGTTTAGAATCTAATTTTTTTGCAGTTGATCGGATTGGTTTAGCAACTCAAACTGGGGAAGTAAAAAAATATAGCTATCAGCCGACTCCTGATAATCAGTATTTATTAGAATTAAGTATCTCTGTTGAAGATAAATATTCAAGTTTTAATCAGTTAAATATGTTTAAAGATGCTAGTTATTTAACTAATCAATACCCCATAGTTGAAGAAATATCTTTTTATAGTGTTGAAACAAATAATTATGGTGTAGCTAAGGTGCAAGACAGCAAAAAACCTTACCTTGATGTTGATATTCCAAAGCTGCAGAAAGATTTAGCAAGGCAAACAGTTTTAAAGAAAAAAGAACAGGTGACTACTTTTAGTAAAAATAAATCAAATTATACTCTTAAATTTTTTCCAGTTTTAATAGATTCTAAGGGTAATAATCAAAGCTGGAATGCTTATGTTGTTGGAATAACTTATAATGATCAGGTGATGAAAAGAGAATTAAGAGAACAGCAATATTTATTTGCTATTAATATTTTATTAATGCTTATTTTTTTCATTGCCTTTATTTTAGTAATTATTTATTTACTAAATAAATTTGAATATCAAGCAAATCATGATAAGCTAACAGGCTTGGCAAATAGAAAATTATTTTTTAGTAATTTTGAAAGATTAAAAGAAGAGGCAGATAAATCAGAAACAAAGTTAGGTATTTTATTTATAGATATAGATAAATTTAAAATGATTAATGATAATTATGGCCATAATATTGGTGATCAAGTTTTAAAAAAAATTGCTAAGAGATTAGAAAACAATTTAAAAGAAAATGATATTACTGCTAGAATAGGTGGGGATGAATTTTTAGCTGCTTTAGCTAATTTGAATTCTGAAACTGAAATAATTCAAATTACAAAGAGATTGATTGCAGAATTAGAAAATCCGATTGTTATTAGAGAAATAGAAATTCCAATGAGTATTAGTTTAGGAATAAGTATTTATCCTGATGATGCTCAAGGACTAGAAAGTTTAATTAAAAAAGCTGATTCCAAAATGTATGAAGCTAAGGCAAATATTGAAGATTAGAATTGAATAAATAGATTTGAGGCTGTGTAATGTAAAAATTACTTACAGCCTTTTTTAATTATATGATTTAAATGTTAATTTCATCTATTGGGAATAATATATTTAATTCAAACCAATTATCTTTAGTATAAATTTTAGTACTTCCACCGTATTTTTTGCTTGTATGGCTAATGCTTTTTAATCCATATCCATGAAAATCATTATTATTTTTTGTTGTTAAGGGCAAACCTTTTTTGAAATTAAGCTTGTTTTGATAGTAATTTTCAAATTTTAAAATAATAAAGCCTCTTTTTTGGGAAAGAGTTGTGTGAATTATTCTTTTATCATGATTTTTAATTTTTTTACTAGATTCAATAGCATTATCTAAAGCATTACCGAATATAGAGCAAATGTCTCTAATCTCCATAAAACTTAATAATTTACCATTTATTACTCTTGTAAATTGAATATTATTTTTTTGACAGATTATATTTTTGCTAGTTAAAATAGTATCTAAAACAGAATTTCCAGTATTATTTTGGGCCTCATAGATTTCAATTTCATTTTCTAAAGAATCAAGCCATTTCTTTTTTTTATTATTATCTAAATCTTGTCTTAAAATATTAATTTGATATTTAAGATCATGATATTTCTGGTTAATTAAATCAATACTATTTCTAGAATTTTTGTATTGGATATATTGATTATTTAAAACATTACTTAAGGCTTCTACCTCTTGTTTTTCTCTTCTTTCACAGCAGTGAATAAAATGGGCATATAATATTGCATACCCTCCAATATCGACCAATGTACGAATTTTAATTATTTCTTGTGGATATTGGCCACTAAAAGGTGTGTTACTAAATATAAAGCTAATATTGCTAATAAAAAATACTGCTGATCCAATTGAAATAGCGCCTATCAATTCCCAGTTATTAACATTTAATTGAAAATCTTCTTGCAAATAACGCTTCTCTAATTTCCAGCTTAAATATAGAATAAGTATATAAATTAGGCTAAAAAATAAAATTTTTGTATAGTCGGAAGCATTATTTTGAGGCCAAATAAACCAATAGAATTGTCTTTCTAAAGAGGCTATTAATTCAGCCAGTATAAAAGCTCTAACTGAATAATAGGCAGCATCTTTGAAAGTTGTTTTGGTAGTATAATAGATAAAAGCAAACATTATTATTATAGCAGCAATCATACAAGGTAGCCAGAAAAAAATTGGTAATTTTTTAGTATAAACTAGAAAAGAAGATTGAAAAAACAATATAAATAATGAAATTAATATTATTTTTTTAAGTCTAAATTTTTTTGGGAGAATGCTAATATAAATTAAACTTGCTGACCATTCAGCTAAAGCAGTATAAACTCTAGGGATTTCAAGGATTAGATTTTTCATCTGATAACCTCCCGCATGTAATCTGTGAGAGAATCTAAAAAATCTGCTTTGCGATTACGACTAATTAATAATTTTTTATCTTTAACAAAAGTATATTTACCTTTAATACCATCTACATACTTTAAATTAACTAAATAACAGCGGTGACAGCGGAAAAAACCATGCTTTTTAAGTTTGGATGCTATTTTTTTCATGGTACCAGAAGTAGAATAATCACCATTGCTTGTATGATAAGTTAGGGTATGATTTCTAATCTCAATATAGTAAATTGCTTCAATATTTATCTTTTTAGCACCATTTTTATTAATTATAGTAATATATTTAGAATTTTTATTGTTTATTTTTTTAATGGCTTTTTTTAAGCATTGGGTGAAAGAAAAATAACTAATAGGTTTTAAAATATAGTCTAAAGCATTTACTTTATAGCCTTTAATTGCATATTGCGATGTATTTGTAATAAAAATAATAATAACTTCTTGATCTCTGGATCTAATTTTCTCTGCCGTAGTTATTCCATTCATATGTTTCATTTTAATATCCATAAGTATTAAATCAAATGTTGCTTTATAATTTTCTGTTATTTGAAAACCATCTGTAAAAAAACTTATTTTAAAATTCAAATCATTTTCTAGTTCATATTTTTTTAGGTATGATTCTATTTGCTTTAAATAAGTATTATCATCTTCAACAACCGCTATATTTATCATTAAGTATCTCCTTTTTAAATGGATTTTTAATTATAAACTAGATAAAAATTTGATTACTTAGTTTTAATTTTAACTCAAATTTGTCTTTCAGTAAAGTTTTAAACTTAAATTTGCAATTCACGAAATTAAAATACGATTCACGAAGTATATCTTTTAATGAAATAATTTAAAAGTTATAATAATTAAAACTAATCAAAAGTATTAATTTAATCTTGAGGTGAAAAAATGAAATATGAAAAAATAATTTCAAAGCTGACTCTGGAAGAGAAAGCTTCATTACTTTCAGGAAAAGATTTCTGGACAACTAAAGCAATAGAACGTTTAAATATACCAGAATTAACTTTATCAGATGGCCCATATGGTATTAGACGGCAGGAAGAAGAAGTAGATCATTTAGGTTTGCATTCTGGAACACCTGCAACTTGTTTTCCTACTTCAGCTACAATCGCTAATAGTTGGAACCAAGATTTGGCAGAAAAAATAGGGGAAAGCTTAGGAAAAGAAGCGATTTCAAAAGAAGTTGATATTGTTTTAGGTCCGGGCTTAAATATTAAACGCAGTCCTTTGTGTGGTAGAAATTTTGAATATTTCAGTGAAGATCCTTATTTATCAGGAAAAATAGCTGCTGCTTATATTAGAGGGATTCAGAGTAATGGAATAGCAGCTTGTCCTAAACATTTTGCTGTTAATAATCAAGAATTATTAAGAATGACAATTAATGCAGTAGTAGATGAGAGGACTCTCAGAGAAATTTATTTGACTGCTTTTGAAATTGCTGTTAAAGAAGGGAAACCAAAGGCAATAATGACAGCTTATAATCAAATTAATGATGAATATGCCAATGAACACTCATATCTTTTAAATGATATTTTAGTTGAGGAATGGGGCTTTGAGGGAATTGTAGTAACTGATTGGGGTGGTAGCAATGACCACCTTAAAGGTGTTAAAGCTGGTAGTCATTTAGAAATGCCAGGTACAGGCAGAACAAGTGATTTAGAAATAATTAAAGCTGTAAAAAATAATGAACTAGACCTAGAATTACTAGATCAAAGAGTAAGTGAATTTTTAAATATTGTTTTTAAAATTAAAGAAAATAAAATAAAAAATAATTCAGATTTAAAGCTTGAAGAAAATCATTCTGTTGCTAGAAAAGCAGCCGAAGATTCAATAGTTTTATTAAAAAATGAAGATAATATTTTACCTTTAGCAGCAGGTTCTAAAGTTGCTGTAATCGGTGATTTTGCAGCTAAGCCTCGTTATCAAGGGGCAGGATCAAGTATGATTAATCCAACTAAATTAGATAACTCAGTTGATTTAATTAAAGAGAGTTATCTTAATTTCCTAGGTTATGAAAAGGGATTTGATCGTTATGGAAAAGAAGATTTGCTTTTAACAGATTCAGCTTGTAATTTAGCTAAAAAAGCTGAGGTTGTTCTTCTTTATTTAGGTCTTGATGAAAGTACAGAGTCTGAAGGTATTGATAGAAAAAATATGAAAATTAATCAAAACCAAATTAATCTTTTAAAAGATTTAAAAAAACATAATAAAAATATTATTGTGATCTTAAGTGGTGGTTCAGCAGTAGAAATGAGTTGGATAGAAAATTGTCAAGGATTACTTTATGCTTGTTTACCTGGACAAGCTGGAGCAGGTGCAATTATTAATATTTTAACTGGTAAAATAAATCCTAGTGGAAAATTAACTGAAAGTTTTCCAATTAAATATTCTGATACACCTGCTTATAATTATTTTCCTGGCAGAGAAAAAACAGTTGAACATCGAGAAGCAATATATGTTGGTTATAGATATTATGATAAAGTTGATCAGCAGCTTAAATTCCCCTTTGGTTATGGCCTAAGTTACACTAATTTTGAATATTCTGAACTTGCAATTAAAAATTCAAAAATTAGCTTTAAGTTGGAAAATATTGGTGAAACTGCTGGTTCTGAAGTTGTTCAGCTTTATATCGGTTTAAATGATTCAGCTATTTTTAGAGCCAAAAAAGAATTAAAAGGATTTAAAAAAGTATATTTAGAAGCTGGTGAAAAAAAAGATGTAGTAATTAAAATTGATGATAAAGCCTTTAGATATTTTAATATTAAAAAAAATAAATTTGAAATTG includes these proteins:
- a CDS encoding LytR/AlgR family response regulator transcription factor, which encodes MINIAVVEDDNTYLKQIESYLKKYELENDLNFKISFFTDGFQITENYKATFDLILMDIKMKHMNGITTAEKIRSRDQEVIIIFITNTSQYAIKGYKVNALDYILKPISYFSFTQCLKKAIKKINNKNSKYITIINKNGAKKINIEAIYYIEIRNHTLTYHTSNGDYSTSGTMKKIASKLKKHGFFRCHRCYLVNLKYVDGIKGKYTFVKDKKLLISRNRKADFLDSLTDYMREVIR
- a CDS encoding helix-turn-helix domain-containing protein — translated: MFGFSFLSNIENGRQNPSLRNLKKIAKALDISLKQLLE
- a CDS encoding ATP-binding protein; translation: MKNLILEIPRVYTALAEWSASLIYISILPKKFRLKKIILISLFILFFQSSFLVYTKKLPIFFWLPCMIAAIIIMFAFIYYTTKTTFKDAAYYSVRAFILAELIASLERQFYWFIWPQNNASDYTKILFFSLIYILILYLSWKLEKRYLQEDFQLNVNNWELIGAISIGSAVFFISNISFIFSNTPFSGQYPQEIIKIRTLVDIGGYAILYAHFIHCCERREKQEVEALSNVLNNQYIQYKNSRNSIDLINQKYHDLKYQINILRQDLDNNKKKKWLDSLENEIEIYEAQNNTGNSVLDTILTSKNIICQKNNIQFTRVINGKLLSFMEIRDICSIFGNALDNAIESSKKIKNHDKRIIHTTLSQKRGFIILKFENYYQNKLNFKKGLPLTTKNNNDFHGYGLKSISHTSKKYGGSTKIYTKDNWFELNILFPIDEINI
- a CDS encoding Na+/H+ antiporter family protein, whose amino-acid sequence is MLTNPVVISVLVMLGLSLLNLNVILALLVAALVGGTVSGMGLNETMSVLINGMGGNAETALSYILLGALAVAVQKTGLATILAKKIARVIKGKKMILVGIIAVVASFSQNLIPVHIAFIPILIPPLIGVMNKLKIDRRAVASALTFGLKAPYVAIPVGFGLIFHNIIRDEMAANGLEITTSSVSSVMWLPGLGMVVGLLVAILITYRNPREYKSLQETGIEGEVSEDNQEKLGLETKHYVALVGALSALVVQLTIGSLPLGAIIGIAIMVIFRAIKWENIDDLINGGIGLMGFIAFVMLIASGYGAVIRETGAVAQLVQSASNAIGSNQLMASTILIGVGLIVTMGIGTSFGTIPILATIYVPLGLELGYGPLAIVVLIGTAAALGDAGSPASDSTLGPTAGLNVDGQHDHIWDTCVPTFLHFNIPLMIFGIIGSLIF
- a CDS encoding alpha,alpha-trehalose-phosphate synthase (UDP-forming), with amino-acid sequence MKSKLEEKRLVLVSNGEPYKHVYNDQQIEQHKLAGGLTTGLDPMMQETNGLWIAWGRGEADFEVVDQNKKVKVPNPEGYTLKRIELDQAEKEGFYYGFSNEVMWPISHTFISKANYDKDYWKYYQKVNKKYAENIKEELKEDDLVWIHDYHLALVPGLLADTEAKTSLFWHIPWPAWEAFRTIPWREEIIKGMLAADFLAFHTDLFVYNFLNCAKKIGAEVDFSEREVKYQGSQTKVESVPLGIDYQKFNQLAQDGDYLKKAKEVKDNYKTEKLVFAVDRLDYTKGIEERLEGINRFFEKYPEYKSKVTFVQRVAPSRTGIAEYQEMKERIEKKVAQINGKYQKDQWQPVKYFYGSVPQSELLPYYKAADLALITASIDGMNLVAKEYLAVQDSGVLLLSEFAGAAEYLDSAIKVNPYNVEELADSIYQGLEMSESEKKQRLEAAQSDLKEYDINWWRDYFIEKWLDSYE
- a CDS encoding aldo/keto reductase; translation: MEYRTVGKTGVQVSSLCFGTMPFGGLADENMSRKMFKAALDKGINFFDSADVYNEGRSEELLGKFMQEYKCRDELVITSKVFGKTGTDVNAKGLSRRHLKLAVESSLKRLKTDRIDFYFVHSFDSKTDILQTLRAMDDLVKEGKILYPGVSNWAAWQIQKALGLSRQESLARFEIVQPMYNLVKRQAEVEILPMAASENLGVISYSPLGGGLLTGKYGKDKRPAKGRLVDREDYATRYGLKQYYQIAEDLNNYAEKNGFEPAALAVAWVMSNPKITAPIIGARNLEQLKGSLAALEIEMSSEMRAAITDLSITPPPATDRLEEQKNISYF
- the otsB gene encoding trehalose-phosphatase, with the protein product MKNGLIVMNKKYILNENHLNNFKEKIKSRDKILLFLDYDGTLAPFKPDPLAAFALPEIKNHLEKIEKSQKYELSLVSGRKLSQLKQMIKLKQSNYAGSHGLEIDLVFLDQTLYPVQAEKEANLENSNYQKVKKIYSAQTGVEVETKGFGLALHFNSQTDKKSEIKKIKELLKKDSYQVISGRQVIEIRPAAWDKGKAVTYISQQLKKEFKFNDFLRIYIGDDRTDEDAFKVLENGITIYVQNEADLETEAEFYLKNPKDTAKLLEVMAGYL
- a CDS encoding glycoside hydrolase family 3 C-terminal domain-containing protein, whose amino-acid sequence is MKYEKIISKLTLEEKASLLSGKDFWTTKAIERLNIPELTLSDGPYGIRRQEEEVDHLGLHSGTPATCFPTSATIANSWNQDLAEKIGESLGKEAISKEVDIVLGPGLNIKRSPLCGRNFEYFSEDPYLSGKIAAAYIRGIQSNGIAACPKHFAVNNQELLRMTINAVVDERTLREIYLTAFEIAVKEGKPKAIMTAYNQINDEYANEHSYLLNDILVEEWGFEGIVVTDWGGSNDHLKGVKAGSHLEMPGTGRTSDLEIIKAVKNNELDLELLDQRVSEFLNIVFKIKENKIKNNSDLKLEENHSVARKAAEDSIVLLKNEDNILPLAAGSKVAVIGDFAAKPRYQGAGSSMINPTKLDNSVDLIKESYLNFLGYEKGFDRYGKEDLLLTDSACNLAKKAEVVLLYLGLDESTESEGIDRKNMKINQNQINLLKDLKKHNKNIIVILSGGSAVEMSWIENCQGLLYACLPGQAGAGAIINILTGKINPSGKLTESFPIKYSDTPAYNYFPGREKTVEHREAIYVGYRYYDKVDQQLKFPFGYGLSYTNFEYSELAIKNSKISFKLENIGETAGSEVVQLYIGLNDSAIFRAKKELKGFKKVYLEAGEKKDVVIKIDDKAFRYFNIKKNKFEIESGKYQIYIGASSADIRLQTSLKIEGNNIEQIYPKADLIDYYSGNIKNIDNRQFENILQRKIPKSSWDENQKLKLNDSVSQLYYADSLIARLIHKILIKIKKHSEKKGKPNLNVFYLLNMPFRAISKMSGGMINRKMSKNIVEMVNGNLFSGLKNFISNWFEKEKLVKELQRKLNNDKE
- a CDS encoding GGDEF domain-containing protein, encoding MEKSLEKLKYIIIILLAIAIIIIFFNQYINIKSLIKAKYESRQKLVEKNILQTVQYINDAYQIAEQDLNQEMKKYSKIMLAKYKLEPEVKNWNLEKMKNEFKYYDIYIINRDLKIIKTTKKSDLGLDFSEFGSFTKVIRQRLESNFFAVDRIGLATQTGEVKKYSYQPTPDNQYLLELSISVEDKYSSFNQLNMFKDASYLTNQYPIVEEISFYSVETNNYGVAKVQDSKKPYLDVDIPKLQKDLARQTVLKKKEQVTTFSKNKSNYTLKFFPVLIDSKGNNQSWNAYVVGITYNDQVMKRELREQQYLFAINILLMLIFFIAFILVIIYLLNKFEYQANHDKLTGLANRKLFFSNFERLKEEADKSETKLGILFIDIDKFKMINDNYGHNIGDQVLKKIAKRLENNLKENDITARIGGDEFLAALANLNSETEIIQITKRLIAELENPIVIREIEIPMSISLGISIYPDDAQGLESLIKKADSKMYEAKANIED
- the deoC gene encoding deoxyribose-phosphate aldolase; this translates as MNKEEIAKTIDHTLLGAEVTAAEVKEKCEEAKKYNFASVCTNPDQVALVKKELAGSEVKVCTVIGFPLGVNLTEIKVKEAEAAVKAGADELDMVIKIGALKAGNYEQVQKDIEAVVKAAPSKIVKVIIETCYLTEAEKIKACKIAKAAGADFVKTSTGFGSGGATIEDIVLMRKTVGEQMGVKASGGVHSLEEAQAMIDAGATRIGASSGVQIIEGQVTDQSY